One Streptomyces sp. B21-105 genomic region harbors:
- a CDS encoding DUF7144 family membrane protein, producing MSDQPHSQPSSHGSPVWDPSHQGTGTPAWAAPPAGSGLAAGGVVFGGVLMFVSGVLAIFQGIAAIAEDDVYSRVGSYVYEMNLTGWGWVLLIVGIVATATGWGLLMGVEKAEWARISGIVLASLSLILQFLFLPYAPVWAVIQIAIDVFVIWALASYRPLQA from the coding sequence ATGAGCGACCAGCCGCACTCCCAGCCTTCGTCGCACGGGTCGCCGGTGTGGGACCCGTCCCACCAGGGCACCGGCACGCCGGCCTGGGCCGCGCCCCCGGCCGGCAGCGGGCTGGCCGCCGGCGGGGTCGTCTTCGGCGGTGTGCTGATGTTCGTCAGCGGTGTCCTCGCCATTTTCCAGGGCATCGCCGCGATCGCCGAGGACGACGTCTACTCCCGGGTCGGCAGCTACGTGTACGAGATGAACCTCACCGGCTGGGGCTGGGTCCTGCTGATCGTGGGCATCGTGGCCACGGCGACCGGCTGGGGGCTGCTGATGGGGGTGGAGAAGGCGGAGTGGGCCCGGATCAGCGGCATCGTGCTGGCGTCGCTGAGCCTGATCCTGCAGTTCCTGTTCCTGCCGTACGCGCCGGTCTGGGCGGTCATTCAGATCGCCATCGACGTCTTCGTCATCTGGGCCCTGGCCTCCTACCGCCCCCTCCAGGCCTGA
- a CDS encoding MOSC domain-containing protein has product MSTARLTEITYYPVKGCAGATLTEATLTSTGVPHDRTYAIADEKGELRWQWGDPRMALISPESSDGEVTLRAPGRDPVRADSPDVHAWLTEFLGVPSTLVRTPEGNAGRLHVVSRASLDALNRRLAARGAAPLPMNRFRPNLVVDGWDAPHTEDRAARLAVAGTELAFTEETIRCAITMVDQRTGRRAGPEPLRTLADYRRADADGGLAFGAYFQVRRPGRIAVGDEVAVRPEPS; this is encoded by the coding sequence ATGAGCACGGCGCGACTGACCGAGATCACGTACTACCCGGTGAAGGGATGCGCGGGGGCGACACTCACCGAGGCGACGCTGACGTCGACCGGTGTGCCGCACGACCGCACCTACGCGATCGCCGACGAGAAGGGCGAGTTGCGCTGGCAGTGGGGTGACCCCCGGATGGCGTTGATCTCCCCGGAGTCGAGCGACGGCGAGGTGACGCTGCGCGCGCCGGGCCGGGACCCGGTGCGGGCGGACAGCCCGGACGTGCACGCCTGGCTCACGGAGTTCCTGGGCGTCCCGAGTACGCTCGTCCGGACCCCGGAGGGCAACGCCGGCCGTCTGCACGTGGTCTCGCGGGCCAGCCTGGACGCCCTGAACCGTCGGCTCGCCGCCCGGGGAGCCGCCCCTCTCCCGATGAACCGCTTCCGTCCCAACCTTGTCGTGGACGGCTGGGACGCGCCCCACACCGAGGACCGCGCCGCCCGCCTCGCAGTCGCCGGCACGGAGTTGGCCTTCACGGAGGAAACGATCCGCTGCGCGATCACCATGGTCGACCAGCGCACCGGCCGCCGCGCCGGCCCGGAACCCCTGCGCACCCTGGCGGACTACCGCCGGGCGGACGCCGACGGCGGGCTCGCCTTCGGCGCGTACTTCCAGGTCCGGCGGCCGGGGAGGATAGCGGTCGGCGACGAGGTGGCGGTACGCCCCGAGCCGTCCTAG
- a CDS encoding glycoside hydrolase family 13 protein has translation MTDFSPHRPDWWRQAVVYQVYPRSFADADGDGLGDLRGVTGRLPHLAALGVDALWLSPFYPSELADGGYDVADHRDVDPRLGSLADFDVLTAEAHRLGLKVIVDLVPNHTSHRHPWFQEALAAGPGTPARDRYVFRDGRGPGGALPPTDWQSVFGGSAWQRVPDGQWYLHLFAREQPDLNWDREEVREDFRTTLRFWSDRGVDGFRVDVAHALVKDLAEPLRDLGAPELSGDAGLARLAPGTHPFFDRDEVHEIYRDWRRVLDAYTPARTAVAEAWVPGHRRALYARPDELDQAFNFEYLQADWDADAIRAVITGSLADARAVGASATWVLSNHDVVRHASRLMLPPGTDTGGWLLSDGLAPRVDETAGLRRARAATLLMLALPGSSYLYQGEELGLPEVADLPVEVLQDPLWEQSGRTRKGRDGCRVPLPWTSAGPSYGFGAAGGWLPQPPAFARYAVEAQDGVEGSTLELYRTALRLRRKLLDGEELSWQPDPAPGVLAFTRTDGWRCVTNLSDASTPLPPGEVLLSSASLPLEGPGTGTLPPDTTVWLASR, from the coding sequence ATGACCGACTTCTCCCCCCATCGCCCCGACTGGTGGCGTCAGGCCGTCGTCTACCAGGTCTATCCGCGCAGCTTCGCCGACGCCGACGGGGACGGCCTCGGGGACCTGCGGGGCGTCACCGGCCGGCTCCCCCATCTCGCCGCCCTCGGCGTGGACGCCCTCTGGCTCTCCCCCTTCTATCCGTCCGAGCTCGCCGACGGCGGCTACGACGTCGCCGACCACCGGGACGTCGACCCGCGCCTGGGCTCCCTCGCCGACTTCGACGTCCTCACCGCCGAGGCCCACCGGCTCGGCCTGAAGGTGATCGTCGACCTCGTGCCGAACCACACCTCCCACCGGCACCCCTGGTTCCAGGAGGCCCTGGCCGCCGGCCCTGGTACACCCGCCCGCGACCGATACGTCTTCCGCGACGGACGCGGACCGGGCGGCGCACTCCCGCCCACCGACTGGCAGTCCGTGTTCGGCGGCAGCGCATGGCAGCGCGTCCCCGACGGCCAGTGGTACCTCCACCTGTTCGCCCGTGAGCAACCCGACCTCAACTGGGACCGCGAGGAGGTCCGCGAGGACTTCCGCACCACGCTGCGCTTCTGGTCCGACCGGGGCGTCGACGGCTTCCGCGTCGACGTGGCCCACGCCCTCGTCAAGGACCTCGCCGAGCCTCTGCGCGACCTGGGCGCGCCGGAGCTCAGCGGCGACGCAGGCCTCGCCCGGCTGGCGCCCGGCACGCACCCCTTCTTCGACCGCGACGAGGTCCACGAGATCTACCGCGACTGGCGTCGCGTCCTCGACGCGTACACCCCGGCCCGCACGGCCGTCGCCGAGGCATGGGTCCCGGGCCACCGCCGAGCCCTCTACGCCCGCCCGGACGAACTCGACCAGGCTTTCAACTTCGAGTATCTGCAGGCCGATTGGGACGCCGACGCGATCCGTGCGGTCATCACCGGCTCGCTTGCCGACGCCCGGGCCGTCGGCGCCTCGGCGACCTGGGTCCTCTCCAACCACGACGTCGTACGCCACGCCTCCCGCCTCATGCTCCCGCCGGGCACGGACACCGGGGGCTGGCTCCTGTCGGACGGCCTCGCCCCGCGCGTCGACGAGACGGCCGGCCTGCGCCGGGCCCGCGCGGCGACGCTGCTGATGCTGGCGCTGCCGGGGTCGTCGTACCTCTACCAGGGCGAGGAGCTGGGCCTGCCCGAGGTGGCCGATCTGCCCGTGGAGGTCCTCCAGGACCCCCTGTGGGAGCAGTCGGGCCGCACCCGCAAGGGCAGGGACGGATGCCGGGTGCCGCTGCCCTGGACGTCGGCCGGGCCGTCGTACGGCTTCGGCGCGGCGGGCGGGTGGCTGCCCCAGCCGCCCGCCTTCGCGCGGTACGCCGTCGAGGCGCAGGACGGCGTCGAGGGATCCACCCTGGAGCTCTACCGCACGGCCCTGCGGCTGCGCCGCAAGCTGCTCGACGGCGAGGAGCTCTCCTGGCAGCCGGATCCCGCGCCGGGCGTGCTGGCCTTCACCCGCACCGACGGCTGGCGGTGCGTGACGAACCTGTCGGACGCGTCGACGCCGCTGCCGCCCGGAGAGGTGCTGCTGAGCAGCGCGTCCTTGCCCCTGGAGGGCCCCGGTACGGGAACGCTGCCGCCGGACACGACCGTCTGGCTGGCGTCACGCTGA
- a CDS encoding GAF and ANTAR domain-containing protein yields the protein MGDQERDRIADVIARETGDAVAQDVPQRLCDAVLKLLPVSGASVSLRGEGMPVPLGASGERAAYVLEMEVTLGDGPGLEAAETGAVVVAPDLASRRDACRWPVFAQQAAAAGVRSVYALPLGDRAVCVGTLDLYRDVPGELAVEEVHTARMVADVVTAALLALPRDDQDGPDGDGLWLSPLATDHVEVYQAVGMLMAQLGVTADEALALLRGHAFAGDRTVLELAHEVVGHRTRFDDDPDF from the coding sequence GTGGGCGACCAGGAGCGGGACCGGATCGCCGACGTCATCGCCCGGGAGACGGGCGACGCCGTCGCCCAGGACGTGCCGCAGCGGCTCTGCGACGCCGTGCTGAAGCTGCTGCCGGTCAGCGGCGCGAGCGTGTCGCTGCGCGGCGAGGGGATGCCCGTGCCGCTGGGAGCGAGCGGGGAGAGGGCGGCGTACGTGCTGGAGATGGAGGTCACCCTGGGGGACGGACCCGGGCTGGAGGCCGCCGAGACCGGTGCTGTGGTCGTCGCCCCCGACCTCGCCTCACGCCGGGACGCCTGCCGCTGGCCGGTGTTCGCCCAGCAGGCGGCGGCCGCCGGGGTCCGGTCGGTGTACGCGCTGCCGCTGGGCGACCGCGCGGTGTGCGTGGGCACGCTCGACCTCTACCGTGACGTCCCCGGCGAGCTCGCCGTCGAGGAGGTGCACACCGCGCGGATGGTGGCCGACGTCGTGACGGCGGCGCTGCTGGCGCTGCCCCGGGACGATCAGGACGGCCCGGACGGCGACGGCCTCTGGCTCAGCCCGCTGGCCACCGACCACGTCGAGGTGTACCAGGCCGTCGGCATGCTGATGGCTCAGCTCGGCGTCACCGCGGACGAGGCGCTGGCGCTTCTGCGGGGGCACGCCTTCGCGGGGGACCGCACGGTGCTGGAACTCGCGCACGAGGTGGTCGGGCACCGCACGCGGTTCGACGACGACCCGGACTTCTGA
- a CDS encoding DUF4142 domain-containing protein, with the protein MGTIFVGGALTLTLSALAYPSMLGLDNVSNSGDRIIANTQWGPLTESDRAFVVAVRAAGLWEYPVGQIGLQKGQSKAVLIASQHLIDGHAALDESCRKLAPMLNITIPNVASPQQEGFVNTLKADQGKQFDVDFANILRMTHGSIFNTIAKVRSTTKNTLIRSLADQANNTVLDHITVMEKTGLVDFDTTLFTQTTPPKLPKADTTPPVPPAGQPLIVLTPPPNATSTPIDLSGVNGQIPGQADNGGQAGIGGQAGTGGQAGTGGQANNGG; encoded by the coding sequence ATGGGAACTATTTTCGTGGGGGGCGCGCTGACCCTGACACTCAGCGCCCTCGCGTACCCGTCGATGCTCGGCCTGGACAACGTGTCGAACTCGGGTGACCGGATCATCGCCAACACCCAGTGGGGGCCCCTGACCGAGAGCGACCGCGCCTTCGTGGTGGCGGTGCGGGCCGCCGGCCTGTGGGAGTACCCGGTCGGGCAGATCGGGCTGCAGAAGGGGCAGAGCAAGGCCGTCCTCATCGCCAGCCAGCACCTCATCGACGGGCACGCGGCGCTGGACGAGAGCTGCCGCAAGCTCGCGCCGATGCTGAACATCACGATCCCCAACGTGGCCAGCCCGCAGCAGGAGGGGTTCGTCAACACCCTCAAGGCGGACCAGGGCAAGCAGTTCGACGTCGACTTCGCCAACATCCTGCGCATGACGCACGGGTCGATCTTCAACACCATCGCGAAGGTCCGCTCGACGACGAAGAACACGCTGATCCGCTCCCTCGCCGACCAGGCCAACAACACCGTCCTGGACCACATCACGGTGATGGAGAAGACCGGCCTGGTCGACTTCGACACCACGCTGTTCACCCAGACCACCCCGCCGAAGCTGCCCAAGGCGGACACGACGCCGCCGGTGCCGCCCGCCGGCCAGCCGCTGATCGTCCTCACCCCACCGCCGAACGCCACCTCCACACCGATCGACCTGAGCGGCGTGAACGGGCAGATCCCCGGCCAGGCCGACAACGGAGGCCAGGCAGGCATCGGCGGACAAGCCGGCACCGGAGGCCAGGCCGGTACGGGTGGCCAGGCCAACAACGGCGGATAG
- a CDS encoding M23 family metallopeptidase has product MGREHHARFPRRRTPTPTRTRARLSAATGAAFLALLLTALAALPAAAGGDGHRNQAVLAVRTHEKARERVDRLREADALPEAVERAEERRKAVRSDLWDLLRARARASGDPVAVDPSGRSGRRCPFGSRSRAPEQHSTGWTAPTRRYWLSAGYAAKGSRWARRHTGQDFAVDSGTPVYAVGSGVVRVTTCGDGFGNQVLVRHGDGYFTQYAHLSRIDVRRDQRVAAGQRLGLSGASGNVTGPHLHFEVRITPYLGSQVPPLPWLRRKDVQVSGAPALP; this is encoded by the coding sequence ATGGGACGAGAACATCATGCGCGCTTCCCACGGAGGCGTACGCCTACGCCTACGCGGACGCGGGCGCGCCTCAGCGCCGCGACCGGGGCCGCCTTCCTCGCTCTCCTGCTGACGGCGCTCGCCGCCCTGCCCGCCGCAGCGGGCGGCGACGGACACCGCAACCAGGCCGTCCTGGCCGTCCGCACGCACGAGAAGGCGCGCGAGCGGGTCGACCGGCTGCGCGAGGCCGACGCCCTCCCCGAGGCCGTCGAAAGGGCCGAGGAGCGCCGGAAGGCCGTCCGCTCCGACCTGTGGGACCTGCTCCGGGCGAGGGCCAGGGCGTCCGGCGACCCGGTCGCCGTCGACCCGTCCGGGCGCTCGGGCCGCCGCTGTCCCTTCGGAAGCCGCAGCCGGGCGCCCGAGCAGCACTCCACCGGCTGGACGGCCCCGACGCGCCGCTACTGGCTCTCCGCCGGCTACGCCGCGAAGGGCTCCCGCTGGGCCCGCCGCCACACCGGCCAGGACTTCGCGGTGGACTCCGGCACCCCCGTGTACGCCGTCGGCTCCGGCGTCGTACGGGTCACCACCTGCGGGGACGGCTTCGGCAACCAGGTCCTGGTGCGGCACGGGGACGGCTACTTCACGCAGTACGCCCACCTGTCGCGCATCGACGTGCGCCGGGACCAGCGGGTGGCGGCCGGCCAACGCCTCGGGCTGTCCGGCGCGTCCGGCAACGTCACCGGCCCGCACCTGCACTTCGAGGTGCGGATCACCCCGTACCTGGGGTCCCAGGTGCCGCCCCTGCCGTGGCTGCGCCGCAAGGACGTGCAGGTGTCGGGAGCGCCGGCCCTCCCCTGA
- the thrS gene encoding threonine--tRNA ligase produces MNDHHSAPGHRLHSAPAPGLGHGPEGEGEGSGVDQERGHRRLGRALGLFDTDPLIGAGLPYWLPDGAIVRHTLEEYVRETERAAGYRHVYSPVLGKRELYEISGHWAHYSEDMFPPMELGAEEVVLRPSLCPHHALIYRSRSRSYRELPLRIAELGGMYRSEPSGVLGGLTRVRAIQLNDAHVFCTLEQAVDEARAALGLIARAYADLGIRVSRHRLSLPGQGGKYVADPELWRRATALLREVLDGAGVAYEEAEGEAAFYGPKIDVQITDRAGREATLSTVQIDFHQPERFDLHYVGADGAKHRPVMVHRSVVGSVERVVAHLIEEHGGAFPVWLAPVQLVVLPVSEAQREAAEELVGRASAAGLRAELAGPEQGSLGARVRAARLAPYQAVIGEREARAERAALRLRDGRRPGELPVGDLVGRIAERAAARGTALWE; encoded by the coding sequence GTGAACGACCACCACTCCGCCCCCGGCCACCGTCTCCACTCCGCCCCAGCCCCCGGCCTCGGTCACGGCCCGGAAGGGGAGGGGGAGGGTTCGGGCGTTGATCAGGAGCGGGGCCATCGCCGTCTCGGCCGCGCGCTCGGGCTGTTCGACACCGATCCCCTGATCGGCGCCGGTCTGCCGTACTGGCTGCCGGACGGGGCGATCGTCCGGCACACCTTGGAGGAGTACGTCCGGGAGACCGAACGGGCCGCCGGCTACCGGCACGTGTACTCGCCCGTCCTCGGCAAACGCGAGCTGTACGAGATCTCCGGCCACTGGGCGCACTACAGCGAGGACATGTTCCCGCCGATGGAGCTGGGAGCCGAGGAGGTCGTTCTGCGGCCCAGTCTCTGTCCGCACCATGCGCTCATCTACCGCTCCCGCTCCCGCAGTTACCGCGAACTGCCCTTGCGTATCGCCGAGTTGGGCGGCATGTACCGCTCCGAGCCGTCCGGGGTGCTGGGCGGGCTGACCCGCGTGCGGGCCATCCAGCTCAACGACGCGCACGTGTTCTGCACCCTGGAGCAGGCGGTCGACGAGGCCCGCGCGGCCCTCGGCCTGATCGCCCGCGCCTACGCCGACCTGGGCATCCGCGTCTCCCGTCACCGGCTGTCGCTGCCGGGCCAGGGCGGCAAGTACGTGGCCGACCCGGAGCTGTGGCGGCGAGCCACCGCGTTGCTCAGGGAGGTCCTGGACGGCGCCGGCGTCGCCTACGAGGAGGCGGAGGGCGAGGCCGCCTTCTACGGCCCGAAGATCGACGTGCAGATCACCGACCGCGCCGGCCGTGAGGCGACCCTCTCCACCGTGCAGATCGACTTCCACCAGCCCGAACGCTTCGATCTGCACTACGTCGGCGCCGACGGGGCGAAGCACCGCCCGGTGATGGTGCACCGCAGTGTCGTCGGCAGTGTGGAGCGGGTCGTCGCCCACCTGATCGAAGAGCACGGCGGGGCGTTCCCGGTCTGGCTGGCGCCGGTGCAGCTGGTCGTGCTGCCGGTGTCGGAGGCGCAGCGGGAGGCGGCGGAGGAGCTGGTGGGCCGGGCGTCGGCCGCCGGACTGCGGGCGGAGCTCGCCGGTCCCGAGCAGGGCAGCCTGGGGGCCCGTGTCCGGGCGGCGCGGCTCGCGCCGTACCAGGCGGTGATCGGGGAGCGGGAGGCCCGTGCGGAGCGGGCCGCCCTGCGGCTGCGCGATGGCCGCCGGCCCGGTGAGCTGCCCGTCGGCGACCTGGTCGGGCGGATCGCCGAGCGGGCGGCGGCGCGCGGAACCGCACTGTGGGAGTGA
- a CDS encoding glycoside hydrolase family 26 protein, whose amino-acid sequence MFRSPRALPALTALLAALVLLAGPACVPVGRGAGTATGAFGAYVGYDDVGVRRIAGLDEWLGVATPRVGHAYLPGDRWSNIEGAPGYLEYWARWRQERADRMFVLNVPMLEGTEDHVPDAVVREELRRGARGDYDGHFRALARRLVGLGLPDAVLVVGWEMNGTTYTHRCGPDPRAWKRYWVRIVEAVRSVPGGGRFRFDFTPSRGRDAVPWTACYPGDAHVDVVGMDAYDQPAGMSFAEQVSEPYGLAAHVRFARAHGKPVSYPEWGLFRNGDDPEYMRGMLDWFAAHRPLYQTISDYCPHGVWRCADNPRSSAVYRSLVGAGAGRGTGATAGAGAGPFG is encoded by the coding sequence GTGTTCCGCTCCCCGCGCGCCCTCCCTGCCCTGACCGCGCTGCTCGCCGCCCTCGTGCTGCTGGCCGGGCCCGCGTGCGTGCCCGTCGGGCGGGGGGCCGGGACGGCGACCGGGGCGTTCGGGGCGTACGTCGGGTACGACGACGTCGGGGTGCGGCGGATCGCCGGGCTGGACGAGTGGCTGGGCGTCGCCACGCCCCGGGTCGGGCACGCCTATCTGCCCGGCGACCGGTGGAGCAACATCGAGGGGGCGCCCGGCTACCTGGAGTACTGGGCGCGGTGGAGGCAGGAGCGCGCCGACCGGATGTTCGTGCTCAACGTGCCGATGCTGGAGGGGACCGAGGACCACGTGCCCGACGCGGTCGTGCGGGAGGAGCTGCGCAGGGGGGCGCGCGGCGACTACGACGGGCACTTCCGGGCGTTGGCCCGGCGGCTCGTCGGGCTCGGGCTGCCGGACGCGGTACTGGTGGTGGGCTGGGAGATGAACGGGACCACGTACACCCATCGGTGCGGGCCCGACCCGCGGGCCTGGAAGCGGTACTGGGTCAGGATCGTGGAGGCCGTGCGGTCGGTGCCGGGAGGCGGACGCTTCCGGTTCGACTTCACGCCCAGCCGGGGACGGGACGCCGTCCCCTGGACCGCCTGCTACCCGGGCGACGCGCACGTCGACGTCGTCGGCATGGACGCCTACGACCAGCCCGCCGGCATGTCCTTCGCGGAGCAGGTCTCCGAGCCCTACGGCCTGGCCGCGCACGTCCGGTTCGCGCGGGCGCACGGCAAGCCGGTGTCGTATCCCGAGTGGGGGCTGTTCCGTAACGGCGACGACCCGGAGTACATGCGCGGCATGCTCGACTGGTTCGCCGCGCACCGGCCGCTGTACCAGACCATCAGCGACTACTGTCCGCACGGCGTGTGGCGGTGCGCCGACAACCCTCGTTCCTCAGCCGTCTACCGCTCCCTGGTGGGCGCGGGGGCGGGACGGGGAACGGGAGCGACGGCAGGGGCGGGAGCGGGGCCGTTCGGCTGA
- a CDS encoding nucleoside hydrolase — protein MNEANEQPIPVIIDCDTGVDDALALLFAVRHPGLDVRAVTCVAGNTDVDGVVRNTLTVLEHAGAGDIPVARGAERPLIEPVRTASHVHGQDGMGDLGLPAPTRRPVDVDAVTLLRREILASPRPVTLVPTAPLTNIALLLRTHPEVTRNIERIVFMGGAVTTGNATPVAEFNVWHDPEAAAIVLTAGVPITMYGLDVFQRVLVPAADVARLRASAEPRLKLAGALLAHRDPASSGDPTPTGGLGDAGALCAVADPAGLTTELLPVEVSLAPGPARGQTIVDRRPRPGESEIHDGVRELTLVDVALDVDVERYVKLWLTAVEGA, from the coding sequence TTGAACGAGGCGAACGAGCAGCCCATTCCCGTGATCATCGACTGCGACACCGGCGTGGACGACGCTCTCGCCCTGCTGTTCGCCGTACGTCATCCCGGCCTGGACGTGCGGGCGGTGACCTGTGTGGCCGGGAACACCGATGTGGACGGGGTGGTCCGCAACACGCTGACCGTGCTGGAGCACGCGGGCGCGGGGGACATCCCGGTCGCCCGGGGCGCCGAGCGGCCGCTGATCGAACCCGTCCGCACGGCGTCGCACGTGCACGGACAGGACGGCATGGGCGACCTGGGTCTGCCCGCCCCCACCCGCCGTCCGGTCGACGTGGACGCGGTGACCCTGCTGCGCCGCGAGATCCTGGCCTCCCCGCGCCCGGTGACCCTCGTCCCCACCGCGCCGCTGACGAACATCGCCCTGCTGCTGCGCACCCACCCGGAGGTGACCCGCAACATCGAGCGGATCGTGTTCATGGGCGGCGCGGTGACGACGGGGAACGCCACGCCGGTCGCGGAGTTCAACGTGTGGCACGACCCGGAGGCGGCGGCGATCGTGCTGACCGCGGGAGTGCCGATCACGATGTACGGCCTGGACGTGTTCCAGCGGGTCCTGGTCCCGGCGGCGGACGTGGCGCGGCTGCGGGCGAGTGCGGAGCCGCGTCTGAAGCTCGCGGGCGCGCTGCTCGCGCACCGCGACCCGGCGAGCTCCGGCGACCCCACGCCCACCGGGGGCCTGGGCGACGCGGGCGCGCTCTGTGCGGTGGCCGACCCGGCGGGCCTGACCACCGAGCTACTGCCGGTCGAGGTCTCCCTCGCCCCCGGCCCGGCCCGCGGCCAGACGATCGTCGACCGCAGGCCGCGCCCAGGCGAGTCCGAGATCCACGACGGTGTGCGCGAACTGACCCTCGTGGACGTGGCGTTGGACGTGGACGTGGAGCGGTACGTCAAGCTGTGGCTGACCGCGGTGGAAGGCGCTTAG
- a CDS encoding LAETG motif-containing sortase-dependent surface protein, translating into MSIARTVIVRRLLGAGAVSLTLCAASVAAASAAFAGTGTPGGDGWKSGGQYQPGTGAGTETETDRCQFSLDGTKFFDSVRVDDQNLKPTEDGKIHVKVRAAGNATTCTASLASYLAHGSSFRTSGEQVFVDFDTVTVKPGQTDSLDIAVPDAGCFAQIDLYRGAVKFDGKLDAKDGFVHGDVPKGPDRPVIKDKLIAAWNGGTKDCTVTEQPPGTPPTVPANTPSGTPSGTPSGTPSTPSENDTTSPSPSPSPSTSDSESASPSASPSTDAPAPTPNGGGGDLAETGASSDTPLIAGGAAALLAGGAAIVVATRRRRATRA; encoded by the coding sequence ATGTCCATAGCGAGAACTGTCATCGTGCGCCGCCTGCTGGGGGCGGGCGCCGTTTCGCTCACCCTGTGCGCCGCCTCCGTCGCCGCCGCTTCCGCCGCCTTCGCGGGCACCGGGACACCCGGCGGCGACGGCTGGAAGTCCGGCGGCCAGTACCAGCCGGGGACGGGCGCGGGCACCGAGACGGAGACCGACCGCTGCCAGTTCTCGCTCGACGGCACGAAGTTCTTCGACTCGGTGCGCGTCGACGACCAGAACCTCAAGCCGACCGAGGACGGCAAGATCCACGTCAAGGTCCGCGCCGCCGGCAACGCGACGACGTGCACCGCCTCCCTCGCCTCCTACCTCGCCCACGGCTCCAGCTTCCGCACCTCCGGTGAGCAGGTCTTCGTCGACTTCGACACCGTGACCGTCAAGCCCGGCCAGACCGACAGCCTCGACATCGCCGTGCCCGACGCGGGCTGCTTCGCCCAGATCGACCTCTACCGGGGCGCGGTCAAGTTCGACGGCAAGCTCGACGCGAAGGACGGCTTCGTCCACGGCGACGTGCCCAAGGGGCCGGACCGCCCGGTCATCAAGGACAAGCTGATCGCGGCCTGGAACGGCGGCACGAAGGACTGCACGGTCACCGAGCAGCCGCCGGGCACCCCGCCGACCGTGCCGGCGAACACGCCGTCCGGCACGCCGTCGGGCACGCCGTCCGGAACGCCGTCCACCCCGTCGGAAAACGACACCACGTCGCCGTCGCCGTCGCCGTCCCCGTCGACGTCCGACAGCGAATCGGCGTCCCCGTCCGCCTCCCCGTCGACCGACGCGCCCGCCCCCACGCCCAACGGCGGCGGCGGCGACCTCGCGGAGACCGGCGCGAGCAGCGACACGCCCCTGATCGCGGGCGGCGCGGCGGCGCTGCTGGCGGGCGGCGCGGCGATCGTCGTCGCCACGCGGCGGCGCAGGGCCACCCGCGCCTGA